A DNA window from Rhizobium jaguaris contains the following coding sequences:
- a CDS encoding LptF/LptG family permease, translating to MKLFETYIVRRVGMMFLVALLPVLAIIWTTQVLQRINLVTDSGQSIGSFATLATLILPTIIPVVLPFALVIGITQTLTAMNTDSELTVMEAAGARRSIIIRPIMILAMAISVFSFVVGNVVEPKARVAAREMVAEAYADLLSTVIEEKNFRRIEDGLYVQITQRLSGRILKGLFVVDSRDPAFDLIYYAKEGAVDPSGTSLLMRDGEVHRKTPDGNVSVINFDSYSFDLSDMTQSRGQATLRASDRGLGFLLNPDPNDADYKAKPGGYRAELHRRLTDWALPAIFALISLVIAGDARSHREARLHPMVSALTIAFALRWANFYAVNQIENAPSFVGVLYAVNIGAALIAIALLFRNRKMSMPASIRNRFSNWRQKIQDRMPIAPDNSNGGGV from the coding sequence ATGAAGTTATTCGAAACATATATCGTACGGCGTGTCGGCATGATGTTCCTGGTAGCGCTGCTGCCGGTGCTCGCTATCATCTGGACGACCCAGGTGCTGCAGCGCATCAATCTCGTTACCGACAGCGGCCAGTCGATTGGTTCGTTCGCTACGCTAGCGACCCTCATCCTGCCGACGATCATCCCCGTGGTCCTGCCCTTTGCACTGGTGATCGGCATCACGCAGACGCTGACTGCGATGAACACCGATTCGGAACTGACCGTCATGGAGGCGGCGGGTGCACGGCGCAGCATCATCATCCGCCCGATCATGATTCTGGCGATGGCCATCAGCGTTTTCTCTTTCGTCGTCGGCAATGTGGTCGAGCCGAAGGCCCGAGTTGCCGCCCGCGAGATGGTCGCCGAAGCCTATGCCGACCTGCTCTCGACCGTTATCGAAGAGAAGAATTTTCGGCGGATCGAAGACGGGCTTTATGTGCAGATCACCCAGCGCCTGTCGGGACGTATCCTGAAAGGCCTCTTCGTGGTCGATTCGCGCGATCCGGCGTTCGATCTCATCTACTATGCCAAGGAAGGTGCAGTCGACCCGAGCGGCACGTCGCTACTGATGAGGGATGGCGAAGTCCACCGCAAGACGCCGGACGGCAACGTCTCCGTCATTAATTTCGACTCCTATTCCTTCGATCTTTCCGATATGACGCAGAGCCGCGGTCAGGCAACGCTGCGCGCCAGCGACCGCGGCCTCGGCTTTCTGCTTAATCCGGACCCGAACGACGCGGATTACAAAGCAAAACCAGGCGGCTACCGTGCCGAGTTGCACCGGCGTCTCACCGACTGGGCGCTGCCCGCCATCTTTGCTCTAATATCTCTGGTCATTGCCGGCGATGCGCGATCTCATCGTGAAGCGCGCCTGCATCCGATGGTTTCGGCACTGACCATCGCTTTTGCACTGCGGTGGGCGAATTTTTATGCGGTAAATCAGATCGAGAACGCACCCTCTTTCGTCGGCGTTCTCTATGCGGTCAACATCGGCGCGGCTCTGATTGCCATCGCTCTGCTGTTCAGGAACAGAAAGATGTCGATGCCGGCGTCGATCCGCAACCGCTTCAGCAACTGGCGTCAGAAGATCCAGGATCGCATGCCGATAGCACCCGACAACTCGAACGGGGGTGGCGTATGA
- a CDS encoding phosphatase PAP2 family protein, translated as MIIDFSSFDRRNRFPEILRPRSAGDAFVVLFCLWWALLWLFSVFPQIDLAVASMFFVPEQCVAPARAGQICGTFPYGDDPHLRLLREIFFQVPYIVAAGLCWMLVQCWEQHGATFKTLRARNLKIALGSLLLGPVLIVNLWLKAFSGRPRPRQTDLFGGALDFVHAGSFAGKCVSNCSFISGEAAAAGWLFCLIFIIPQPARTALALPIAAASILISALRVAFGGHYLSDAVLGWLSSLVVFAALLALSQTTHSRRNSEN; from the coding sequence TTGATCATAGATTTCAGCAGCTTCGATCGCCGGAATCGCTTCCCCGAAATCCTGCGACCTCGCTCGGCGGGGGATGCTTTCGTCGTTCTCTTCTGTCTCTGGTGGGCACTGCTCTGGCTGTTTTCGGTTTTTCCACAGATCGATCTTGCCGTCGCCAGTATGTTCTTCGTGCCAGAGCAATGCGTCGCCCCCGCCAGGGCCGGCCAGATCTGCGGCACTTTCCCGTATGGCGACGATCCGCATCTGCGTCTGCTCAGGGAGATTTTCTTCCAGGTACCCTATATCGTCGCGGCGGGCCTCTGCTGGATGCTGGTCCAATGTTGGGAGCAGCACGGCGCAACCTTCAAAACGTTGAGGGCCCGCAATCTGAAGATCGCGCTCGGCTCGCTGCTCCTCGGCCCTGTGCTTATCGTCAATCTGTGGCTCAAAGCCTTCTCGGGCCGTCCGCGGCCTCGCCAGACCGATCTTTTCGGCGGCGCACTCGATTTCGTTCACGCCGGTTCCTTCGCCGGAAAATGTGTCAGCAACTGCTCGTTCATTTCCGGCGAAGCTGCTGCCGCCGGCTGGCTGTTTTGCTTGATCTTCATCATCCCACAGCCGGCACGGACGGCACTTGCCCTGCCGATCGCAGCCGCTTCGATTCTCATTTCAGCCCTTAGAGTGGCCTTCGGCGGCCACTACCTGTCGGATGCCGTTCTGGGCTGGCTTTCTTCGCTGGTTGTATTTGCCGCTCTTCTGGCTTTATCCCAAACGACACACAGCAGAAGAAATTCGGAAAATTAA
- a CDS encoding peptidylprolyl isomerase — MLFGAVALVMATFAVPSSDVAFAASEVKVVVNNTVITSGDIAKRINFLKLQHAKGDLNKLAQEQLVDETLKRSEIARVHMSVSTTDVDNAFARFATSNKMSPQQLGQILDKMGVTVDHFKSYIAISMSWPRVVNARFGSSGGRMSNDDLVTRMTENKTKPVTTEYFLKQMVFVVPTAKRNAILGQRKAEAEASRAKFPGCDQAKVFAATMHDVSVQDLGRVLAPDLPEAWKPLLEKAKGNTTDAIVTDRGVEYVAICSQRQVNDDVAAAAVFRAEDIGKANAQGVSANDKKYVDELRSKAQILYR; from the coding sequence ATGCTATTCGGCGCCGTAGCGTTGGTTATGGCCACTTTTGCCGTACCAAGCAGCGATGTTGCCTTCGCGGCAAGTGAGGTGAAGGTCGTCGTCAACAACACGGTCATCACATCGGGCGATATCGCCAAGCGCATCAACTTCCTGAAATTGCAGCATGCGAAAGGCGATCTCAACAAGCTGGCGCAAGAGCAACTCGTCGATGAGACGCTGAAGCGTTCGGAAATTGCCCGCGTGCACATGTCGGTGTCGACGACGGACGTCGACAACGCTTTTGCCCGTTTCGCCACCAGCAACAAAATGTCGCCGCAGCAGCTTGGACAGATCCTGGACAAGATGGGCGTCACCGTCGATCACTTTAAATCCTATATTGCCATTTCCATGAGCTGGCCGCGCGTCGTCAATGCCCGCTTCGGCTCGAGCGGCGGCCGCATGTCGAATGACGACCTCGTGACGCGCATGACGGAAAACAAGACGAAGCCGGTCACGACGGAATATTTCCTGAAGCAGATGGTCTTCGTTGTTCCGACTGCAAAGCGCAACGCAATTCTCGGCCAACGCAAGGCCGAAGCGGAGGCGTCACGGGCAAAGTTCCCCGGTTGCGATCAGGCGAAAGTCTTTGCCGCAACAATGCATGACGTCTCCGTCCAGGATCTGGGCCGCGTCCTCGCCCCCGATCTTCCGGAAGCGTGGAAGCCGCTGCTTGAGAAGGCCAAGGGCAATACGACCGATGCGATCGTGACCGATCGCGGCGTCGAATATGTCGCCATCTGCTCACAGCGCCAGGTCAACGACGACGTTGCCGCGGCCGCCGTCTTCCGCGCCGAAGATATCGGCAAGGCGAATGCCCAGGGCGTCAGCGCCAACGACAAGAAGTACGTCGACGAACTGCGCTCCAAGGCGCAGATCCTTTATCGCTGA
- a CDS encoding DNA polymerase III subunit chi, whose protein sequence is MTDVLFYHLTESKLEDALPPLIDKSVERGWQVAIQMREPARRDSLDAHLWTYREDSFLPHGTDENEMADKQPVLLTVSSDNPNRATVRFFVDGAEASGIETYQRVVFMFDGYDQEQLEGARVQWKKLKGEGHNLTYWQQTQDGRWEKKA, encoded by the coding sequence ATGACCGACGTTCTCTTCTATCACCTGACCGAATCGAAGCTGGAGGATGCCCTGCCGCCGCTGATCGACAAAAGTGTCGAGCGCGGCTGGCAGGTCGCCATCCAGATGCGCGAGCCGGCGCGGCGTGATTCGCTGGATGCTCATCTCTGGACCTATCGCGAGGACAGCTTTCTGCCGCACGGCACGGACGAAAACGAGATGGCAGACAAACAGCCGGTGTTGCTCACCGTCTCGTCCGACAACCCCAACAGAGCCACCGTCCGCTTCTTCGTCGACGGCGCCGAAGCGTCAGGGATCGAGACCTATCAGCGCGTCGTCTTCATGTTCGACGGTTACGACCAAGAGCAGTTAGAAGGCGCCCGGGTGCAGTGGAAGAAGCTGAAGGGCGAGGGGCATAACCTCACCTATTGGCAGCAGACTCAGGATGGACGCTGGGAAAAGAAGGCGTAA
- a CDS encoding Gfo/Idh/MocA family protein, giving the protein MSPINLAIVGVGKIVRDQHLPSIANNPDFKLIATASRHGTVDGIPAFTSIEAMLDAVPGIDAVSLCMPPQYRYEAAYKALQAGKHVFLEKPPGATLSEVADLETLAKAKGVSLFASWHSRYAPAVEAAKAFLAGTTIKSVHVSWKEDVRHWHPNQEWIWQAGGLGVFDPGINALSIVTYIFPPLFLTGAVLEFPENRDSPIAADLHFKSAEGLPVHAEFDWRQTGKQSWDIVAETEAGQMVLSEGGSKLSVNGELKFTAPEAEYPSLYRRFADIVKAGTSDVDLAPLRHVADAFMLGKRKFVEAFHD; this is encoded by the coding sequence ATGTCCCCCATCAACCTCGCCATCGTCGGCGTCGGCAAGATCGTCCGCGACCAGCATCTTCCGTCCATCGCGAACAATCCGGATTTCAAACTGATCGCCACGGCAAGCCGCCACGGCACCGTCGACGGCATTCCGGCCTTCACATCCATAGAGGCCATGCTGGACGCGGTTCCCGGGATCGACGCCGTCTCGCTCTGCATGCCGCCGCAATATCGTTACGAGGCCGCCTATAAGGCTCTCCAGGCTGGCAAGCATGTCTTCCTGGAAAAGCCGCCAGGCGCGACGCTGAGCGAAGTTGCCGATCTCGAGACGCTTGCCAAGGCGAAGGGCGTTTCCCTGTTTGCCAGCTGGCATTCGCGTTACGCGCCTGCTGTCGAAGCCGCCAAGGCCTTCCTCGCCGGGACGACCATCAAGAGCGTCCATGTCAGCTGGAAGGAAGACGTACGCCACTGGCATCCGAATCAGGAATGGATCTGGCAGGCCGGCGGTCTCGGCGTCTTCGATCCGGGCATCAACGCGCTGTCGATCGTCACGTACATCTTCCCGCCGCTCTTCCTCACGGGCGCAGTACTAGAATTTCCCGAAAACCGCGATTCGCCGATCGCCGCCGACCTCCATTTCAAAAGCGCAGAGGGGCTGCCGGTACATGCCGAATTCGACTGGCGCCAGACCGGCAAGCAGAGCTGGGATATCGTCGCTGAAACTGAAGCTGGCCAGATGGTGCTCTCCGAGGGCGGATCGAAGCTTTCCGTGAACGGCGAATTGAAGTTCACCGCCCCGGAGGCGGAATATCCTTCGCTCTATCGCCGCTTCGCCGATATCGTCAAAGCCGGCACCTCGGATGTCGACCTCGCGCCGCTTCGCCACGTCGCCGACGCCTTCATGCTCGGCAAGCGCAAGTTCGTCGAGGCCTTCCACGACTAA
- the rsmA gene encoding 16S rRNA (adenine(1518)-N(6)/adenine(1519)-N(6))-dimethyltransferase RsmA → MAALDGLPPLRDVIQRHGLDARKALGQNFLLDLNLTQKVARTAGSLDGVTVFEVGPGPGGLTRAILALGAAKVIAVERDPRCLPALAEIADHYPGRLDVIEGDALKTDFAALAPEGPVNIIANLPYNVGTQLLVNWLLPNHWPPFWQSLTLMFQKEVGQRIVADEDDDHYGRLGVLCGWRTNAHMAFDVPPQAFTPPPKVVSTVVHLTPKENPIPCSVDNLEKVTQAAFGQRRKMLRQSLKPLGGEALLRKAEIDPQRRAETLSVEEFCRLANCL, encoded by the coding sequence ATGGCCGCACTCGACGGTCTGCCGCCGCTTCGCGACGTGATCCAGCGCCACGGCCTCGATGCGCGCAAAGCGCTCGGGCAGAACTTTCTGCTCGATCTCAATCTGACACAAAAGGTCGCCCGCACTGCCGGATCGCTTGACGGCGTTACCGTCTTCGAAGTTGGACCGGGGCCAGGCGGGCTGACGCGTGCCATTCTAGCTCTCGGAGCCGCCAAGGTCATTGCCGTGGAGCGCGACCCGCGCTGCCTGCCGGCGCTCGCCGAGATTGCCGATCACTATCCCGGCCGGCTGGACGTCATCGAGGGCGACGCGCTGAAGACGGATTTTGCGGCGCTGGCGCCCGAAGGTCCGGTCAACATTATCGCCAACCTGCCCTATAATGTCGGCACGCAGTTGCTGGTGAACTGGCTCCTGCCAAATCATTGGCCGCCCTTCTGGCAATCGCTGACGCTGATGTTCCAGAAGGAGGTCGGCCAACGGATCGTCGCCGATGAGGATGATGATCACTATGGCCGTCTCGGCGTTCTCTGCGGCTGGCGCACGAATGCGCACATGGCGTTCGACGTGCCGCCGCAGGCCTTCACGCCGCCGCCGAAGGTAGTCTCGACGGTCGTGCATCTGACGCCTAAGGAAAATCCGATCCCCTGCTCCGTCGACAATTTGGAAAAGGTGACGCAGGCCGCCTTCGGTCAACGGCGCAAGATGCTGCGGCAGAGCCTGAAGCCGCTCGGTGGTGAAGCACTACTGCGAAAAGCCGAGATCGACCCTCAGCGACGCGCCGAAACGCTTTCCGTCGAAGAATTCTGCCGGCTGGCAAACTGCCTTTGA
- the pdxA gene encoding 4-hydroxythreonine-4-phosphate dehydrogenase PdxA, with translation MPSRPSRPLALTQGDPAGIGPDITLAAWLRRRELGLTPFLFLGDPNVLAARARQLNLTVPLREADASTATDVFSEALPILPIAAGMDVVAGEPHVVTAKATIAAIEMAVSLSMKGETAAVVTNPIAKSVLYDAGFGFPGHTEFLADLASRATGKPVMPVMLLAGPKLRAIPVTIHIPLKDVPQALTSDLIVETCRITDHDLKTRFGIAKPRLAVAGLNPHAGESGAIGKEDEDIIRPAIEVLRNEGIDAFGPLPADTMFHDDARRRYDVAVCMYHDQALIPAKALGFDDSVNVTLGLPFVRTSPDHGTAFGIAGKGVAKEDSLVAALKLACEISRATESNH, from the coding sequence ATGCCCTCGCGCCCTTCCCGCCCCCTCGCACTCACGCAGGGGGATCCAGCAGGTATCGGACCTGATATCACGCTCGCCGCCTGGCTTCGCCGCCGCGAGCTTGGTTTGACGCCCTTTCTGTTTCTCGGCGACCCGAATGTTCTTGCGGCGCGAGCGCGCCAGTTGAACCTGACCGTGCCGCTGCGGGAAGCCGATGCGTCGACTGCCACTGATGTCTTCTCAGAAGCGCTGCCGATATTGCCGATCGCTGCCGGCATGGATGTGGTTGCCGGCGAACCGCATGTCGTAACGGCCAAAGCGACGATTGCAGCGATCGAGATGGCTGTCTCGCTCAGCATGAAGGGAGAAACCGCCGCGGTTGTGACCAATCCGATCGCAAAATCGGTTCTCTACGACGCCGGTTTCGGCTTTCCCGGCCACACCGAATTCCTTGCCGATCTTGCGTCGCGCGCCACAGGCAAGCCAGTGATGCCGGTCATGCTGCTGGCCGGACCGAAGCTGCGGGCAATTCCCGTCACCATCCACATTCCGCTGAAGGATGTGCCGCAGGCTCTAACCTCTGACCTCATCGTCGAAACCTGCCGGATCACCGACCACGATCTCAAGACGCGTTTCGGCATCGCAAAGCCGCGCCTTGCCGTTGCCGGTCTCAATCCGCATGCCGGCGAGAGCGGCGCCATCGGCAAGGAGGATGAGGACATCATCCGCCCGGCGATCGAAGTACTTCGTAACGAAGGCATCGATGCCTTTGGCCCCCTGCCCGCCGACACGATGTTCCATGACGATGCCCGCCGTCGCTATGACGTCGCTGTCTGCATGTATCATGATCAGGCTTTGATTCCGGCCAAGGCGCTCGGCTTCGACGATTCCGTCAATGTTACGCTTGGCCTCCCCTTTGTCCGCACCTCGCCCGACCATGGCACCGCCTTCGGCATCGCCGGCAAGGGCGTCGCCAAGGAGGACAGTCTCGTGGCAGCCCTCAAGCTGGCTTGTGAGATCAGTCGCGCGACGGAAAGCAATCACTGA
- a CDS encoding leucyl aminopeptidase, with product MSVKFEISFAKSVRLNGGLAILLKDTDSELPAGAESADPANVFAKAARIARFTAKGLSSLDIVAPEGSPVDRIFVIGTGKAKELNAHDWLKLGGGAAAKIRNVDKVAIFVDMPGVEAGAKAAADFALGMLLRAYSFDTYKTKKKDDEDNGAQKTVKVTIVTSNVVAAKKLFSASEAIADGVILARDLVNEPPNVLGPVEFAAKAKALEKLGVEVEILTEREMRRLGMGALLGVAQGSVRPPRLVIMQWKGGKPKDKPVAFIGKGVVFDTGGISIKPAAGMEDMKGDMGGAAAVTGLIHTLAARCAKVNAIGVIGLVENMPDGNAQRPGDIVTSMSGQTIEVINTDAEGRLVLCDALWYTNDRFKPQFMINLATLTGAILVALGNLHAGLFCNDDKLANELTAAGLATNERLWRMPLGKEYDKMIDSKFADMKNTGGRHAGSITAAQFLKRFVQETPWAHLDIAGTAMGSIQDEINQSWGSGFGVRLLDELVRANYES from the coding sequence ATGTCTGTGAAATTCGAGATTTCCTTTGCCAAATCGGTTCGGCTGAATGGTGGCCTGGCCATTCTCCTGAAAGATACGGACAGCGAGCTGCCGGCAGGAGCTGAAAGCGCCGATCCGGCGAATGTGTTCGCCAAGGCCGCGCGCATCGCCCGTTTCACTGCGAAGGGTTTGAGCAGCCTTGATATCGTTGCGCCCGAGGGCTCGCCGGTCGATCGAATTTTCGTCATCGGCACCGGCAAGGCGAAGGAGCTGAATGCGCATGATTGGCTGAAGCTCGGCGGCGGCGCGGCTGCCAAGATCCGCAATGTCGACAAGGTCGCGATCTTTGTCGACATGCCTGGTGTCGAGGCCGGTGCCAAGGCGGCTGCCGATTTCGCCCTCGGCATGCTGCTGCGCGCCTATAGCTTCGATACCTACAAAACGAAGAAGAAAGATGACGAGGACAACGGCGCGCAGAAGACAGTCAAGGTTACGATAGTCACCTCGAATGTCGTCGCCGCAAAGAAGCTCTTCTCCGCATCGGAAGCGATCGCCGACGGCGTTATCCTGGCTCGCGATCTCGTCAATGAGCCGCCAAACGTTCTCGGCCCGGTCGAGTTTGCCGCGAAAGCCAAGGCGCTGGAAAAGCTCGGCGTCGAAGTGGAGATCCTGACAGAGCGTGAAATGCGCCGGCTCGGCATGGGCGCGCTGCTTGGCGTAGCGCAGGGTTCCGTGCGTCCTCCGCGCCTGGTGATCATGCAATGGAAGGGCGGCAAGCCGAAGGACAAGCCGGTCGCCTTCATTGGAAAGGGCGTGGTGTTCGACACCGGCGGCATTTCCATCAAGCCGGCTGCCGGCATGGAGGATATGAAGGGTGACATGGGCGGAGCCGCCGCCGTTACGGGCCTGATCCACACGCTCGCTGCCAGATGCGCCAAGGTCAACGCCATCGGCGTCATCGGTCTGGTCGAAAACATGCCTGACGGCAATGCCCAGCGTCCTGGCGACATCGTTACATCGATGTCCGGTCAGACGATCGAAGTGATCAATACGGATGCTGAAGGCCGGCTCGTGCTCTGCGATGCGCTCTGGTACACCAACGACCGTTTCAAGCCGCAGTTCATGATCAATCTCGCGACGCTGACCGGCGCCATTCTGGTCGCGCTTGGCAACCTGCATGCCGGCCTGTTCTGCAATGACGATAAGTTGGCGAACGAGCTGACTGCCGCCGGCCTTGCCACCAATGAGCGCCTGTGGCGCATGCCGCTCGGCAAGGAATACGACAAGATGATCGACAGCAAGTTCGCCGATATGAAAAATACCGGCGGTCGCCATGCCGGTTCGATCACTGCGGCACAGTTCCTCAAGCGTTTCGTGCAGGAAACGCCGTGGGCGCATCTCGACATTGCCGGCACTGCGATGGGCTCGATCCAGGACGAGATCAACCAGTCCTGGGGCTCGGGTTTCGGCGTGCGCCTGCTCGATGAGCTGGTCCGCGCGAACTACGAATCGTGA
- a CDS encoding TRAP transporter small permease subunit, with protein sequence MRALLGFSRLVDAVTEIIGKSVSWLILVAVLVSAGNAIVRKVFNTSSNAWLEAQWYLFGAAFMLAAAYTLSQNEHIRIDIVYGALPRRVQHWIDLLGHCLFLMPFALLMVYDLAPYVRMSFMSGEVSSSAGGLIIWPGKALLLAGFFLLALQGVSEIIKKIAVMRGDKEDPTPYVPTHAPVDAETPAGEAR encoded by the coding sequence ATGAGAGCATTGCTCGGCTTCAGCCGGCTCGTGGATGCTGTGACGGAAATCATTGGCAAATCGGTTTCCTGGCTCATTCTGGTCGCCGTGCTGGTCAGCGCCGGAAACGCCATTGTCCGCAAGGTGTTCAATACCTCGTCCAACGCCTGGCTGGAAGCGCAATGGTATCTGTTCGGCGCCGCCTTCATGCTCGCTGCCGCCTATACGCTCAGTCAGAACGAGCATATTCGCATCGATATCGTCTACGGCGCCTTACCACGGCGGGTCCAGCACTGGATCGATCTGCTCGGTCATTGCCTATTTCTCATGCCCTTCGCGCTTTTGATGGTCTATGACCTCGCGCCCTATGTTCGCATGTCCTTCATGTCCGGCGAGGTTTCGTCCAGTGCCGGCGGCCTGATCATCTGGCCGGGCAAGGCGCTGTTGCTCGCAGGCTTCTTTCTGCTGGCGCTCCAGGGTGTTTCCGAAATCATCAAGAAGATCGCCGTCATGCGCGGCGATAAAGAGGACCCGACACCATACGTGCCGACGCATGCGCCTGTCGATGCCGAGACGCCTGCCGGGGAGGCGCGCTGA
- a CDS encoding LPS-assembly protein LptD, with amino-acid sequence MAAGNRKSIRKFVAALVMGAAAYAFVMSPVVAYAQDNNNNGGAGAATSPIKVKVPEGSKLILSSNELVYNKDTQIVTASGAVQINYGGYRMVAQKVEYNQKSGRMTAIGNVELITPDGNRMYGDKMDVTDSFSDGFVNALRIEMPDNTRMVAEKGERVGGNQLILTKGVYTACLPCSEQGRAPLWQVKAQRVVQNGVTHTVRLEHARFELFGQPIAYVPWIEVPDNTVKRKSGFLFPSASISQNLGFGLKIPYYYVISPSMDATISATGYTSQGLLLEGEFRQRFENGTHILRVAGINQMSPGQFTAGTSDAENKTRGVINSKADFRINPRWTFGWDVMVQSDNNFSRTYGLQGLNQSTHTNDIYLTGLGKRNFFDMRAFYYDIQDADNNSTAEKQQAVVYPTIDYHYVDPKSVYGGELSANVNFTHLSRDKASVLDNVNNLGDANLNDRFLGLPGSDTRLSTELQWQRTFTTDQGLVLTPLLAARGDVYGLNMDSPNSLGSSFSYPGNFDTSDYATRGMLTAGLEAKYPFLITTSNSTHVFEPIAQIYVRPNETLAGQLPNEDAQSFVFDATNLFDRDKFSGYDRIEGGTRANVGWRYTGSFDSGYKLQSIFGESFQLAGRNSFASDDLVWAGSESGLETTRSDYVTMFGLTTPQGISLSTSYRFDEKDFAFRRGDTQVGFANDAFQTSLTYTHIAAQPQYGFTTDQDEIQTRAQIKFKEYWSVFGTVSYDLNDSQITRQGVGLSYADECTIFTVSFLDKKDSTNQSGSDWSIGARITFRTLGDVNLGNVQDATF; translated from the coding sequence GTGGCGGCAGGCAACCGCAAGAGTATCAGGAAATTTGTGGCTGCCCTCGTCATGGGCGCGGCTGCGTATGCATTTGTCATGAGCCCGGTCGTAGCTTACGCCCAGGACAACAATAATAACGGCGGCGCTGGCGCTGCGACCTCTCCCATTAAGGTCAAAGTGCCGGAAGGCTCCAAGCTGATCCTTTCGTCGAACGAATTGGTCTACAACAAGGATACACAGATCGTCACCGCGAGCGGCGCGGTCCAGATCAACTATGGCGGCTATAGGATGGTCGCGCAGAAGGTTGAGTATAATCAGAAAAGCGGGCGGATGACGGCGATCGGCAATGTCGAGCTGATCACTCCGGACGGCAATCGCATGTACGGCGACAAAATGGATGTCACCGACAGCTTCTCCGACGGTTTCGTCAACGCTCTGCGGATTGAAATGCCTGACAATACGCGCATGGTCGCCGAAAAGGGCGAACGTGTTGGCGGCAACCAATTGATCCTGACAAAGGGCGTCTACACCGCCTGTTTGCCCTGCTCCGAACAAGGCCGTGCGCCGCTGTGGCAGGTCAAGGCGCAGCGCGTGGTGCAGAACGGCGTAACACATACCGTCCGCCTCGAGCATGCCCGCTTCGAGCTGTTCGGCCAGCCGATCGCTTACGTTCCGTGGATCGAGGTTCCCGACAATACGGTGAAGCGCAAGTCCGGCTTCCTGTTTCCGTCTGCCAGCATCTCGCAGAATCTCGGCTTCGGTCTGAAGATTCCTTATTACTACGTGATCTCGCCGAGCATGGACGCGACGATCAGCGCCACAGGCTATACAAGCCAAGGCTTGCTGCTCGAAGGCGAATTCCGGCAACGCTTTGAAAACGGTACGCATATTCTGCGCGTCGCCGGTATCAATCAGATGAGCCCCGGGCAGTTCACCGCCGGCACCAGTGATGCCGAAAACAAGACCCGCGGCGTGATCAACTCGAAAGCCGATTTCAGGATCAACCCTCGCTGGACATTCGGCTGGGATGTCATGGTGCAAAGCGACAATAACTTTTCGCGCACCTATGGCTTACAAGGTCTCAACCAGAGCACCCATACGAACGACATCTATTTGACCGGTCTTGGCAAGCGCAATTTTTTCGATATGCGCGCCTTCTACTATGACATTCAGGATGCCGATAACAACAGCACTGCTGAAAAGCAGCAAGCGGTCGTCTATCCGACCATCGACTATCACTATGTCGATCCGAAGTCGGTCTACGGCGGCGAACTGTCCGCAAACGTGAATTTCACGCACCTATCGCGCGACAAGGCCTCCGTGCTGGATAACGTCAACAATCTCGGCGACGCCAACCTGAACGACCGCTTTCTCGGTCTTCCCGGCAGCGATACGCGCCTCAGCACGGAATTGCAGTGGCAGCGTACCTTTACCACCGATCAAGGTCTGGTGCTGACACCGCTGCTCGCAGCCCGCGGCGACGTCTATGGCCTGAATATGGATTCGCCCAACTCGTTGGGTTCATCCTTCAGCTATCCCGGCAATTTCGATACCAGCGACTATGCCACGCGTGGCATGCTGACGGCCGGCCTCGAAGCCAAATATCCCTTCCTCATCACGACCAGCAACAGCACGCATGTGTTCGAGCCGATCGCGCAGATTTATGTGCGTCCGAACGAGACGCTGGCCGGGCAACTGCCGAATGAGGACGCGCAGAGCTTCGTCTTCGATGCGACCAATCTGTTCGACCGCGACAAGTTCTCCGGCTATGATCGCATCGAGGGTGGCACCCGCGCCAACGTTGGCTGGCGCTATACCGGCAGCTTCGACAGCGGCTACAAGTTGCAGAGCATCTTCGGTGAATCGTTCCAGCTTGCCGGGCGCAATTCGTTCGCATCGGACGATCTGGTCTGGGCCGGTTCGGAATCAGGGCTAGAAACCACCCGCTCCGATTATGTGACCATGTTCGGTCTCACCACTCCGCAGGGCATCTCGCTCTCGACGTCCTACCGCTTCGACGAAAAGGATTTCGCATTCCGTCGCGGCGATACCCAGGTGGGCTTTGCGAACGACGCCTTCCAGACCTCGCTGACCTACACCCATATCGCCGCTCAGCCGCAATATGGCTTCACCACGGATCAGGACGAAATCCAGACTCGCGCCCAGATCAAATTCAAGGAATATTGGTCTGTCTTTGGCACGGTCAGCTACGACCTCAACGACAGCCAGATCACGCGTCAGGGTGTCGGCCTGTCCTATGCGGACGAATGCACGATCTTCACCGTTTCCTTCCTGGACAAGAAGGATTCAACGAACCAATCGGGAAGCGATTGGTCTATTGGAGCCCGCATAACATTCCGCACGCTCGGCGACGTCAATCTTGGCAACGTCCAGGACGCTACGTTCTGA